In one Coprothermobacter sp. genomic region, the following are encoded:
- a CDS encoding DUF47 domain-containing protein, which yields MRIWDQMFKKGNEFQTLLVEQATLAHEGMKVLYEFLGIASDVQDAGEKRHNMRLRLKKTEESGDKARRELISAINSSLVTPLERQDLFNLSNVLDNILDYALNTVDEMIIYQVYPDFYLTKMVEKLMRGVSYLKGAVEELFRNKQVSNNSIVTAKSVENEIEETYHEALASLFSGQDFKYMFKMREVLRHISNAADRIADAADIMGNIIIKDM from the coding sequence ATGCGTATATGGGATCAGATGTTCAAGAAGGGCAACGAGTTCCAGACACTCCTGGTGGAACAGGCGACACTGGCGCATGAGGGCATGAAAGTCCTCTATGAGTTCCTTGGGATCGCGTCCGACGTCCAGGATGCGGGGGAGAAGAGACACAACATGCGCCTTAGGCTGAAGAAGACCGAAGAATCGGGCGACAAGGCTCGCCGGGAGCTTATCAGCGCTATCAATAGTAGTCTGGTCACACCACTCGAACGACAGGACCTGTTCAACTTGAGCAATGTCCTGGACAACATCCTGGACTATGCTCTCAATACGGTGGACGAGATGATCATCTATCAGGTCTATCCCGACTTCTACCTGACGAAGATGGTCGAGAAGCTGATGCGTGGCGTCAGCTATCTCAAAGGAGCAGTAGAGGAGCTTTTCCGCAACAAGCAGGTATCGAACAACAGTATTGTGACGGCCAAGTCCGTGGAGAACGAGATTGAAGAGACGTATCACGAGGCGCTGGCATCACTGTTCTCCGGACAGGATTTCAAGTATATGTTCAAGATGCGGGAGGTGCTGAGGCATATCAGCAATGCTGCCGACAGGATTGCGGACGCCGCGGACATCATGGGCAACATCATCATTAAGGACATGTAG
- a CDS encoding molybdopterin synthase sulfur carrier subunit: MHIRLKLHAIVADQVGDLHDVQVPTGTDVAGLLAALGIDRDRAGFVLVNGQRMPYDTELHEEDTVFIIPFLGGG, from the coding sequence ATGCATATAAGGCTGAAACTGCATGCCATTGTCGCCGATCAGGTCGGAGACCTGCACGATGTGCAGGTGCCGACCGGAACAGATGTTGCCGGCCTGCTTGCAGCATTGGGCATCGACCGCGACCGTGCAGGCTTCGTGCTTGTCAACGGACAGCGGATGCCCTACGACACCGAACTGCACGAGGAAGATACGGTCTTCATCATCCCGTTCCTGGGAGGCGGCTGA